One genomic segment of Hordeum vulgare subsp. vulgare chromosome 2H, MorexV3_pseudomolecules_assembly, whole genome shotgun sequence includes these proteins:
- the LOC123430399 gene encoding heavy metal-associated isoprenylated plant protein 46-like yields the protein MKQKIVIKVSMSCDKSRSKAMTMAAKAHGVSSVGITGDSKDMLEVVGNGVDPVCLVGCLRKKYRDVHIVKVEEVKDEKKKDEKEDPPPYWWYPGYYHHPYQPSMVVCDEPATPCAIM from the exons ATGAAG CAAAAGATTGTGATCAAGGTGAGCATGTCGTGCGACAAGAGCCGGTCGAAAGCCATGACGATGGCCGCCAAAGCGCacg GGGTGAGTTCGGTGGGGATAACCGGCGACAGCAAGGACATGCTGGAGGTGGTCGGCAACGGCGTCGACCCGGTGTGCCTCGTCGGCTGCCTGCGCAAGAAGTACCGCGACGTTCACATCGTCAAGGTGGAGGAAgtgaaggatgagaagaagaaggacgagaaggaggatccGCCGCCGTACTGGTGGTACCCCGGCTACTACCACCACCCGTACCAGCCGAGCATGGTCGTTTGCGACGAGCCCGCCACCCCCTGCGCCATCATGTGA